The following DNA comes from Triplophysa dalaica isolate WHDGS20190420 chromosome 5, ASM1584641v1, whole genome shotgun sequence.
TTTAGGCGTATGTGCTATGACTGTTTTAGTCTTAATGTTTCAATTAAAAACTTACAAGCTTAAGGCAAAACTTGAGAAAGTAACTTTAAACGTAAAAAAGTTTCTAGAAGTTGAAACTTTTCAACCGTCTGCCTTATGTTCTGATTATGTAAGAGTCGAGGACAAGTTACAAACCTATATAGCTGATGTTATGGTTGTTGGACGCTTGAAGTGTCTGTATGCAGACGGATCGGTTTGCGTTGCAGTCGGGTTTCTTCGTCTTCAGAGTTTGTATAGTGAAAATGCATCGGACAAActgattaaacatttttatatgccGATAAAATCGTATCGTCTACTACAAATCAAGTATTATAATAGATGTTTAAGATAACCATTTATTTATTCGCAAAAATATTTCTATAAGAGGAATAATTTAAGGAGTAAAATCCTTAATCTTTCAAATAAACTTGCGTAATATTGTACAATGAGGTGCAGTTACTTTTCAATCAGAGCTCTCTGTATTGTAatttagttcatttaaaatttgcccccattgactttccattgtACTTATTTTTATTCCTCCTATGGAAAGTCAAGGAGGACTTATTTTTAAAGTGAGCTACTCCTTTAAATATCAATATGTATATAAAGATCAACGAGATTGCCTTTCCAATAGTCACACCAGCAAAAAAAGATTGTCATTGGCAACCAAGTCCCTCAGACGGTTTGAGTCTTATGGCACCTGTGTTATCAATATCTCCCATCACTGGGTTGGAttcacatataaaaacatgagTTTCTGAACTTCCTATTCACACGCTTTCCACCAGTGAATGTCATCCCTCAACACCATTTTCCAGGAGAGACCCCATTAACCCCTGCTCAGAGCTGCGGACCCTCCTGTGTGCCGCTCAAGGTCACTGTTTTCTCCGAGGGGCCAGTAATGTCAGGACCCCGATCTCTACCGAGTGCAAGCTTTAATGAATGTATCTGTAAaacctgtgaaaataaaaaaacgctgATGTGCACAGAGAGGGTTTGTTACATTGTTGGAAAGAAAGGTCACCCTTCTCCCGTGTTTGTGTCAAAAAGAAACCCAATGTCCGGTTACCTGAATACCACACGCAGTGTGTGCATACTAGAAACGTGTTAGTATACTCGCGAATTTTGATGTCAAAGGGGACAGACTTATTTCACGCATTTAGACGTCCTTTTTTCAAGAGCGACCTCTTGATCGTGGCGTCACTTTTAATCTGTGACCGTTGTTTGGCATTCGCCTGCTGATGTGGCCAGGAATGAATCAGCTGGCCTGAATTGAAGTGCTAAATGGTGACCACAATTATTTTGGCTTCCTTTCAGGTCACATAGTGTGTTGGAGTCATGTCTGAGGGGTAAGTGTGAGCTTTATTTGGATACTGACCCTGTCAATGTCATTCGAAACAACTTATTTACACAAAGCAACGAAAGCAGAGCTGTTGTTATTGCtattatttaattgttatacttaaagggatagtttgctgAAAAAATATCCGTCATCACTTATACACCATCATCTTCACaagatagtttgagaaatgtctcagtggttttgtatccgtacaatggaagtcaacggggtcatttttcttcaaaatctcttgaGTTCTGtagaagaatgtcatacaggttttgaaatgaCGTGTAAATGATGAGAAAAATAATCCCCTCTTAATATTTatacttaaactaaatataattgaaGTTGTGCATCTAAAACAGAGATTTGCTATTGCAAGAAAACGAAAAATATACCAGAGAACAAATATCTAAAACCCATATAGGAACTCCCCGGTAGCCACCTTTAACACTTTAAATAATCAATGTTGTTCTTATGTCATCTGATGCATgcgttgttttgtttgatttgttttgtaaacatccATTGACGTCCCCACAGACCGGTAAGCAAATTCACACTGTGTTTGTCTtgagtgttttgttttgcctttgttttatttataaattaaaagtgTCCACGCTAACAAACCCATTGAATTCTTATGGCAGTGGATGTAATGACCCTATACTTTTCCCCTGCGTGAGACCGTGAAGAAAATGAACAGCATGTTAAAAACTAATCTACGCCGCAAGTTTCATCTGGTCCACTTAAACTCCACTGTGCGACTGAGCCCTCAATTTGGAAATTGAAACTGGAATGGTGTCAGACAGTTAATGCATGCAGCACAGCGTGTGTGGATTAAACTCGCCAGCAGGATTGTTTTAACATGACTGCAGATTATAATGAGCCGCTCTTAACTCTTCCCCATCCTCCAGAAGAAAAGGACAAAGTCAAAGTATTCAGCGACACGCAGGCTTCTGCTAAAGGTGGGTCAGAAACTACACCGACATCAAACAGCACTCGTGTCCCGATGAGAGATTAGATGAAATTCAGTTTGATCTCTGCGTTTAATTTGTCTTTGTAGATTTATTGCATCATTATTTTCATCTCAGACATCATGCAAAGCAAAGCTGTCTGTGGAGGCAATCTGTTCTTGGAGAATTCCCGTGATTTTACTTTACACTAACTTGACTTCTCTCGGCTGACCCTCAGACCAAATTGCTGAGAAAAGCAGAAAGTTTGCTGGTGATagaaaaagagcaaaaaagCATCGAAAGAGAAAACGCCCTCAGGGAGAGAGCGCCACCCCTCAAACTTTCCGGCCTTTCCGTTCAAGAACTGCAGGTGCAAATGTTGACCGTAACATATTTATCGTGCTGTATTTTATCATGGCCACGTGTTCTTTTAAGAATGCATGATTGTTTTTACATTAGTAAACTGAGATCTTTGCAGGACCTTTGTAAAGATCTGCACCAGAAGATCGATATTGTGGATGAAGCCAGATACGACCTGACTATAAAAGTTGCCAGAAATGAAGCAGAGGTATTTCATGTTAAATATTGTTGCAACcaataaaagaaatgaagagtttggttacaaaaaatcatttttttttagcGTGCATTCCacttaatatcaatcaaactgcagttggtttgttttgatttaagccatcataacttaaaaaaaactgctaACTAACACTATAAAAAcacgataacataataaaaaacagttgtgtttataatgttaaaaacgacattttggaaacaaactcttcaaatataataatattttcaatagcAAACAATGGTTCTTGAATGTCGATTATGATatgtataatttaatacaaaaccttaaaattgaaataaaaagattaaaatatatataatgcaataaaaaatgactatacacactttatatatatactttatattatgtatattattatttatataatatactgtaataaaactAAGTGAATATTGtaatagaatataaataaaacaaaaattatttaactatgcaaaatatttgttgatatacatatataaatgtaataaaatgaagtCTACTTTTTGATTCATTCGCTAAATTCTTGTTTTTGCCAGATTCTGTCACTAACCCAGAAGATTTATGAACTGAAGGGCAAAATGAAGCGACCGAACCTGAAGCGGGTGAAGAAGTCAGCAGATGCCGTGCTGGGAGCGCTCACGGACAACAGAGTCACGAAAGCGGACTTTAAAGCCAACCTCAAAACAGTGAAAAAGGAAGAGGAAAAGGTAAAGCTCTGCTTTCTAACAAGTGCTCTCGTGCTCAGAGAGTCACCTGTCTGCCTCTCACCTCAGTATGAATAGACGGATTATTTCGATTCCTTTGAAGGCCCAGCGGTGGTGAAATGTTGGCATTTAAAGAGCTCCTGTCTGTTTGAGGCGTGATGCCACAGTCCGCTGTTATCAGACATGCACGTGCAACTATTTCTGTCTTACTGAAGCGTGTTTTTGCCGTTTCTCTATTGCTGCAGAAGGAAGAGGTCACGGACTGGAGGAAAAACGTGGAGGCCATGTCAGGCATGGAAGGCAGAAAGAAACTGTTTGACGCCGGGCAGTAGATGAAAGCGTGCGACATATCTCCATCCGAACACAGGCCTGCTAGAAAACGACCTATGTTCATGGTTTCCATCACAATTCCCATTAAATCCATTAGGATGtatgtgatggtttctattgctTATTTTCTTCTTCATATAACAGTGACAGTTAGAATTTTAATCACCTAGAATATCACATggtaaattattcatttatttggtCGATCAGCTGTGGCTCGCTTGCAATATTAATTTTGTGATCACTGCGATAATAAAAACACGTGGGCACCGTCTGTAGAGAAGCAAAAGataatataaactaatattcATATCGACTGTGTAAATATTGGGTTCATAGTCTGTGTTGATTGAAACAAATAAGGTTACCCTTGGTTGAAGAGCGTGCTCATTTTATTACCACTTTGTAGTGTACAAACGTAAAgggtttcatttttaataaaatcgtATCGAGTGAATTGGGTAGTTTGTGAccttcatttaaaatatcaaagatTTGATTAAAACAGGCTTTAATGTCACTTCCACGAATCTGCATCTGGTCACCCAGGTAAGGGCAGTTCTGTCTTTTGACCTACAGGTGGCACTGTGCATTTAACACTTTACCACCCTCGCATACTggttgtatttgtgtatttacaatGTGTAAACAGCAGGGGGCGACAGAGTAACAGCCAACTCCAGATTTCCAGCATGCCATAAGATTCCtttgtgttataaaaatgtGCAGGTCTCTCTTCTGTGGTGCAAATAAAGCAGAATATTAAAGGCTGACAATCCCAGCCCCCATATACTTTCACTACAATGATAGTGAATGAGGACTAGGGCTGTCATTTCTTAATATTCTGCCTAAAAACTGAATATGACTATTGTGAGAAGTACACAATGagggaaatgtcattttaagtgcactgtccctttaattggAGCCTCATTTAGGGAATGTCATTAAATATCTCACAGTATTCCCCAAAGAATATTACGCAAGTATTTCCTTGTACAAATAGAGAGAAGTACATCTGTGGTGTAAAATCTGACATTCTGCCTGTGGACATATGTAATGATGTTTACATAAGGAAGTAAAGAGAGGTAAGAGGAAGGAATTTGGGTGGCACTGTATCCTCAATTGCAAGGCAGATGGCAAACTGGCACGGTTATGGCAGTCAGTCATCAAGACTGGAGTCAGCACGTCCGCTTGAACACAAGGGAGCTTTAGGTCATGAGAGATTAAGTCAACAGGGAAACATATAAAATCTGTGAATTTAGGTAAACTAGTGCGTGTAATAATGTGGAGTTTTGGATATATAgttgtatattttacatatgTTTTACCTATAAATATTTGGCCTGCATGCATAATCTTAAAGAACgcattattttatttcctgTTGTATTAGTGCAGATTTATGAGCAAATGAGATTTGGTTTGGATTGCACACAGATGATGTCTTTAAGGTAATGTTCCACACTTTTTGGGCTTGAAGGTTAAGCTTTGATGTGAAAGACATTCAGATCAATTAAAATCATATTGTACATCTTTGGTTAACTGAATTATGTCGAGAAGAGATGTTTTCTCAAGGTCCTGTAAAACCGTCGTCATTTTGCATATGTGATTCATGATGAACTTTTCATCACGAGTTGTGTTATTCTGTACAGTAGGTGTAGCCTCACCTGACACATCCACAGGACACACCCACACAGGGAACGCCCACATTTTGTTTACCAGTGCTTTTGTTAAATAGTTAGTTTTGCTGGTATTAAACGATTTGAGGTACTTACTAGCAAGTAAACTAGATTTTAAttaccagattttttttattttgatcaatACTATCCCTGATATGTTGGTCCAAGAATGATGGTCCACTGtgaaagagaggaagagatggACATTTGTCTCACAATGTCAATCAGAGAGCATAAAGAcgagatattttaaagacacaCATTTTCATGAACTCATAAAATGGGAAGTTAAATGTTCTTTCTATAAAATAGTTGCTAGAATCTAAGGCACGTTAGAAAAGTAAACATCTGAAATCTACAGTTAAATTTAGTCCAGACAAGGCCTTCAGATCGAGAGACTAAAAAGCTTGGCAGCCTCTCCTTCGTAACCAAATTATAGGCAAACCGATCGACATTTGACTGCTCTTGGTTTTCTGTTCATGGCAACTATTCTTTTAAGTCGCATGGAAAACAAATGCATTCTCATTGTCCTTTAGTACTGTTCAAgaatttaatttcaataattATATTGTTTGCACACACGCCTCCCAGAATAATTTTCATGTCTGGGCGCGCCAATCCTCACATCTCACTCGTGCACATTTTAGTCAAAACATCCTTCTGTGTACCTCAGCATTGTGAGAAACACAAATCCAAAGCAGAGTGCTCTAAATTGAAGCCCATTGTTTGGAGGGCGGCCTCATCTCTATTGTTTTGAATGATGGTGAGGAACAACAGCCCATGCATCATAACACCGCTGTTGTTGTCCTATCATTGCGTGGCAGGCTGAGTTGACAAAAATCTAACTAGGACACGGCATCATGTATGTAAACATGTGAACATGCctttgaaaatgattttgattGGAGTATAATAATATCTCAAggtcacatttataatattaatcgCCTGAAACATGTTAACTATAGTCAGATGATAGCAACCCAAAAGATATTTGATGAGAGAAACATTATTACACAGCAACATGTATAAGTCCTAAACAAACAGAATCCttctgtttaaaagaaaatgtttgttcatttgaatataatataataaatagatttaaatacTGTAGATGTAGCCTATATATAACATATTGTATAAGTATTGTGACTGAATTGTTGATATCAAATGTgtgatacaaatatatataatcctcacataaagagaaagaaatcacataaagatgtttttaatggttaaaatgggaattgtattggttttattgtgtttactgGTGATGTGTTGTCTTTGTGACAGTGTTGATGCTGAATGAATGTACCGCGCAGGATATGTGGGAACGGTGCGTAAAGGCGGAGGTTTGGAGTCGGGATGAGGGAGGAGCTTCACAAACTCCGAGTCCTGTTACTGAAAGTTGCAGATTTGGGAGTGAAAGAGAAGCTGAAGCTCGATCTACTGTCACTTTCTCGTTGCAGATCTTTCTAAAGGACGCGCACTTTCGTTCATCTTATTGCACAGGTACGTTTGCGCGTCTCCGGATGTTTAGACGCGACACTTGACAAACTTTACGCACTTTATATAAACTCTTCCTCTTCCTTTGATAAAATATTAACCATTTGTCGCCCGTCTTAATGTGGCTTAACAtgcgttttattttgaataatttctaTTAtctagtgtgtgttgtgtttcataTAGGATCTTAAAAGGTTGGGCGGAAAAAACAGACgtaatataaatgtctttaggGGAAGACTTTGTACGCAGTTGTGTTACAAACAAAGGCGTTGTAGATTTGTTTTTTGGATGCTTGTTTACAGAAAacgtttttatttctttttatctcTTTTAAGCTTTCCTCCCACACCCACCCTTGTACAGAGATCCTTATCACATTGAAGAATCAGTCTGGGTTTACTTTCCTCTGCTCTAGAAATAATCCTGTCTGTATTGGTTGACAAGCtctctaaatattatttgaatattgttagtatttaaaacaacaatagcAGTTTCAGTCCTGTATTGACCTGACGAAATGGGTCCCGTAGCATTCCATATATGCTGCTGTAGCGTACTCAACAACAGGAAGTTCTCATCTCTTTACACCGGCCGTATGAAAATTGTTTAGTAATACTTTAGGGGCTTTGTGTAAGCACCTCATCCAGAGGTCCATTGACATCTCGTAGTCTAAACAATGTTATCCCATGCCTCCTAGATGTATGCTATCCTGTAACACATTAAGATTCTCATTGGTGTCGTCCAAAGTGGATTTGGCGTTTTTCTTCTTTGCGGCGTGGCATCACCGGCCATGAACATTCTTATATTGTTTCATTCGTTTCTGTTGTGGGATTTGGGACAGTGTAGGGGAGGGATGCTTTGGGAAACGTCTCATCTGAGAATTGTGGGGGATTCCAGTGCTCTGTGACGCCCCTCGATTGCTGCTGTTGCGTTTTGGCAGCCGAACCGTAAATCCAGACACTTACAGTACTACTTAGTTTTGCAACCTGTAAGGTTTATTCAACAGCCCGGTTAAACACAACCGCACAGGCCAGGCTTCATATCTTCCTCCTGTAAGGCGGATGTATATTTGGCTGATTCTCCAACCAGCTAAAACAATAGTGTGCATGCAGCTTAGTACAGAATCTGTCATATTCCGTCTGGGGAACTGGTTTTATTGCTCTGACCTTCAGCTGCACGAGTTTTTAGAAAAAGTCTgaaagcagaagtgatgatgaGACATCTCGGTATCTGCGCGGACAGTGCGGCGTTGTGCACACGGAACACTGCAGAGCGAGACGGGGCCAGTAATTGGCCATGAAACTGGATCTGATAACAGTGTGGTGTTTGGAAAATATGCGGGGAATGCCCTCGCCTTAAAAGGAACATATTGAACACGGAGACTGATGATTGGAATAGCTTCTGGAATGATAAACAGTCCTGTTTTGCTCCTGAAGGGTTTCTCATGGGCTTCAGACATAAATGCTCTGATAACATGGGTGGCACTGTCCTGCATTTCTGTAGTTTGGTGGCCATCATATCTATAGACGTTTTTGAGTCGTCATTCAGACACATATTGCCCGTCGGGTACTTATTTATTTCTAAGAGCTGTTGCATTTACCAGAGCTTGATTTTGATCtccaacaaaaacatgaaaatgcatCTAGACGAGCTGATAATTGAATTAGCATGTTTGCGTGTTCGAGGTTTCTCTAAATGTGCAACGCTCTTAGCACTTTACCACAGTCAAGCTATTGGTTATCCACAAAACATCCCCAAATTACTTTGGAACAGACTGGGAAGATTTATTACCGTCACTTGGACGCAACTACTCAAtctctatttttatttgtttcaagtCACTTGTGTATAGCAAAACTgtagttatatttattt
Coding sequences within:
- the tnni4a gene encoding troponin I4a; its protein translation is LFPILQKKRTKSKYSATRRLLLKTKLLRKAESLLVIEKEQKSIERENALRERAPPLKLSGLSVQELQDLCKDLHQKIDIVDEARYDLTIKVARNEAEILSLTQKIYELKGKMKRPNLKRVKKSADAVLGALTDNRVTKADFKANLKTVKKEEEKKEEVTDWRKNVEAMSGMEGRKKLFDAGQ